A window of the Vibrio pomeroyi genome harbors these coding sequences:
- the guaA gene encoding glutamine-hydrolyzing GMP synthase, which produces MTKNIHDQRILILDFGSQYTQLVARRIREIGVYCELWSWDVEEADIREFNPDGIILSGGPESVTEENSPRAPQYVFDSGVPVFGICYGMQTMAEQLGGKVATSTEREFGYAAVQVTGESALFADLESTQDVWMSHGDKVVEIPADFTKIAETDTCPYAAMANEEKKYFGVQFHPEVTHTKNGLKMLENFVLNVCGCEGLWTSASIIEDAVARIKEQVGDDEVILGLSGGVDSSVVAMLAHRAIGDKLTCVFVDNGLLRLNEAEQVMDMFGDQFGLNIIKVDAEDRFLKALEGEAEPEAKRKIIGHVFVDIFDEESKKLSNAKWLAQGTIYPDVIESAASKTGKAHVIKSHHNVGGLPDDMEMGLVEPLRELFKDEVRKIGLELGLPYNMLYRHPFPGPGLGVRVLGEIKKEYCDLLRRADAIFIEELHAADLYHKVSQAFTVFLPVRSVGVMGDGRKYDWVVSLRAVETIDFMTAHWAHLPYDFLGKVSNRIINEVNGISRVVYDISGKPPATIEWE; this is translated from the coding sequence ATGACTAAAAATATTCATGACCAACGTATTCTAATTCTGGACTTCGGTTCTCAATACACACAGCTAGTAGCTCGTCGTATTCGTGAGATCGGTGTTTACTGTGAACTTTGGAGCTGGGACGTAGAAGAAGCGGATATTCGTGAATTCAATCCAGACGGTATCATCCTATCTGGTGGCCCTGAAAGTGTAACGGAAGAGAACTCTCCACGTGCACCTCAGTACGTATTTGATTCAGGTGTTCCTGTATTCGGTATCTGCTACGGCATGCAAACTATGGCTGAGCAACTTGGCGGTAAAGTAGCAACGTCTACTGAGCGCGAGTTCGGCTACGCTGCTGTACAAGTTACTGGTGAATCTGCACTTTTCGCTGACCTTGAGTCTACTCAAGACGTTTGGATGAGCCACGGCGACAAAGTAGTTGAGATCCCAGCTGATTTCACAAAGATCGCTGAAACAGACACTTGTCCATACGCTGCAATGGCAAACGAAGAGAAGAAATACTTCGGTGTTCAATTCCACCCAGAAGTAACACACACTAAAAATGGCCTGAAAATGCTTGAGAACTTCGTTCTTAACGTATGTGGTTGTGAAGGTCTGTGGACTTCAGCTTCAATCATTGAAGATGCAGTTGCACGTATTAAAGAACAAGTAGGTGACGACGAAGTTATCCTTGGTCTTTCTGGTGGTGTTGATTCATCTGTAGTTGCGATGCTCGCTCACCGTGCTATCGGCGACAAACTAACATGTGTATTTGTTGATAACGGCCTTCTTCGTCTAAACGAAGCTGAGCAAGTTATGGATATGTTTGGCGATCAGTTCGGCCTAAACATCATCAAAGTAGATGCAGAAGATCGTTTCCTTAAAGCTCTGGAAGGCGAAGCTGAACCAGAAGCTAAGCGTAAGATCATTGGTCACGTATTCGTAGATATCTTCGATGAAGAGTCTAAGAAACTGTCTAATGCTAAATGGCTTGCTCAGGGTACTATCTACCCAGACGTAATCGAGTCTGCAGCATCTAAGACAGGTAAAGCACACGTAATCAAATCTCACCACAACGTAGGTGGCCTTCCTGATGATATGGAAATGGGTCTTGTTGAGCCTCTACGTGAGCTGTTTAAAGATGAAGTACGTAAGATCGGCCTTGAGCTTGGTCTTCCATACAACATGCTTTACCGCCACCCATTCCCGGGTCCAGGTCTAGGTGTTCGTGTTCTTGGCGAAATCAAGAAAGAGTACTGTGATCTACTGCGTCGCGCAGATGCTATCTTCATTGAAGAGCTTCACGCTGCTGACCTTTACCACAAAGTATCTCAAGCATTCACGGTATTCCTACCAGTACGTTCAGTTGGCGTAATGGGCGATGGCCGTAAGTACGATTGGGTTGTATCTCTACGTGCTGTAGAAACTATCGACTTCATGACTGCTCACTGGGCACACCTACCATACGACTTCCTAGGTAAGGTATCTAACCGTATTATCAACGAAGTTAACGGCATTTCACGTGTTGTTTACGATATTTCTGGTAAACCACCAGCAACTATCGAGTGGGAATAA